The genome window CTGCAGAGACGGCTGGCTGCCAAAAGCCAGGGGGACCAGACTCTGGAACTGTCTGAGGGCAGCTTCTAAACGTCACTGGTCATGGCTGAATGATGCAAAAACTCCACCTTGTTGGCAACTGTGACGTATCAGAGAGGCAGTCCTTCAGCTATGATGACATTTAGTCCAGTTCGACCTTGCCTTTTTGATGCCTCTTCATTCTTGAGTAGGGACTGATTGTATCATCCATCACAAAATCATATAGGACTTTGATCCAGGAGTTGTACTGGGGCAGGTTGTCATAGTACTCAGCTGCTATTTTCCTCACCTAGAAGGGAGATATTACAGCAAAATGAATAATAAGGGTTCACTGAGTCCTATGAAGACAAGAGACAAATGTCTGACAGAAACACTGAGAAACCAGGAGACCTTTCTGCCTCCTAACCTGTCcaatcagtcagtcagtcagtcaatcaatcaatcattgaAGCAGCTTCAGGAATTTTAAACAAAACGCAGCCTGCATTTCAACAGTAAAACATACTTGACCCCCCAGGGTTACTGATGCTTTCTATCAAGTTCTGAGGAACTACATATCTGGATTTTTTGTAAAGTTTGATCCTTGGAATCTTTAATGACAGACACATCATTTTTCAAGCACACGCTACATGGTCAGCACTTCAGAATACAAAGGTAACATCTGACTCCTGCCATCAAGGAACCTGCAAACACTAATAATTGTTATGGCATGCCAATTAGATAGAAATTAAGCACCTATCGAGTGTGCACCTGTGCATCCCAAGTTAAAAATGTCTCTTAAAAATGCCAGTGTGACCAGGAAGCACAACCAGTGAGTGCTGAGAATAATAATCGTTTTGTGGCTTTGTCAAAATGTACAGAAACTAGCCTAATAAAtcccaaaggaaaacaaaaaagcataatCCAAGATgatgaaaagagacagaaaaagaaaaaacagagtgaCGTCATGTCTTTGATCAGTCTTTCCAAACTTCCTACAAGTCTTTCCTGAATGAGGAAGATCTACAGACCACACACATACCAATAAACCTGGATCTCAGTCCACATTGAACTTATGTCAAAGCCAGCAGTAACCCATGTATTGAAACAGCTAGAATAGGTAGGAGATAGTatctttcagaaaaagtaaaaagaacaagATAATCCTTGATAAGTACGTCCTTGGTATGTACTCCTTGATAGATAAAGGAAAAGGAGAATGGGAGAAGTCTGAGGATGTCAGTTTAGCTAAGGAGTACGAAAACAGCATGAAATGGAGGGGGAAATGAAAAGACACTGATGGGCCTTGAAGCTGAATAATGCCTGAACTAAGTTTCCAGTTTGGGGGCTGTTCAAGAAAATAACAAGTAAGAGTATGTGGCTGATGTTGGGAAAGATTCTCTTGTTGAAAGCAAAGGCCACATGATCTGTTCAGGCCAGCATGTGGGCTGAGTGATAAAGTAGTGTCATATTACACCGGTTTCTTGGTACAGCTGTATGGTGTGTTTccccattttattaaaaaaatgtttaacctaCAGAAAAGTTGAAGGAACAGTCATCTTCCCCTAGGCCCACACATTGATTACCACTGTGTCAtagtcactttctctctctgtaatacATACCACATACTTGGCTTTTTTTGCTGAATCTTTTGCAAGTAAGTTGCAGACATTATGTGACAATTTATGCCTGATATTTCACCCCCTACATAATCAACATGTATCTCTTGAGGACAGGGACATTCTCCTACAAAATCATGGTACCATTATCATTTCCAAGAAATTTAACATCAACACATTATCTATCTATTATACAATCCAGAGTCACAATCTCCCCTCTGATGTAATGTCAATGTCCATTCTAGGTTTTTCTTTCCTCAATTGTGAACCCAATCAACAATCAAATATAACAGTTAAACGgccaacatttaaaaacttaGGAGAAAATCTATAAAATTTGGGTGAGACGACACACAGAATATCTGGCTACGATCCCCTTatatcagctttaaaaaaaaataagaaaaactaatattatatttcatacatacatactttttttAGAATTATAGAAACATTTTTGATTAACAGAACTCTAAAAACTACCCATTTTGAAGATGGGAAGTCTAACAGAATAATTTACCAGAAAGACACCTGAAGTTTTGGAGGAGTAAAAGGATGAAGGTCACATGTCTTTCACTTAATCCACAAACCATATACTAAAAGTCTACTGAGAAGGGAAACAGATGGCCCTGTCTCTGGGAGGTTGGTAGCATAGGAAATTGAGTTCACTTACATGCATGCATGTCAGTTAGGTCAGACATTTATATTCCacaacaaatcaacacataaatCTTAGTTAAGCCTATTCAGGTTAATAGTGATGAAGGTCACGTGAATGTTTACTTACTTCACAGagggattttgtttttcatttctgaattaCTTCATATGCCAGCAGACTTTGTAGATCCCCCTATACTTGCAAACCCTAAGTGTTACTGCTAGGCTTAGGGATCCAGGAGAGTGAACTGGAATTAGGCTGGCCGACTCAAAACttacattcttcttttctctgatgAGAAGCTCACTAAATATACTATTTCCCTTCTAAAATAAGCAAATTGAGACTAATTTTTATCACATAGCTATCAGAAATTAGAATATGTATCATATTCCTTACTTACCAGTGGAAGGTTTTTCCCAGGAATGTTGGGGAAGTCATGGTGCTCATTATGGTAACCCACATTGAAGGTAAGTAAATTCAGAGGTCCATAATACGAGTAAGTTTCATGTCCCTTCAGGAACATGTAATGTTCagctataaaatgtccagaaataGGATGCAAGCCTAGACCAAGTAAGGATGCTGCCAACATGTAGACTAAAGATTTAATTCCCAAAACGTAGTAAATTATCACATCAAACGTGAGCTGGACCACAGTATTGATAATTTCCAAGTAAGTAATTGGTTTGGGGTTGATGAACAGAGGTCGAAAAGCATAGAAGAGAGGCTGAAGAATAACCCATATAAACTTTCTGAAAGTGGTACAGAAGAACCAGCCTTCAAAATCAGTTGGAATATCCACATCAATGCCATCACCTCCAAGGTATCGATGGTGATCCATGTGGTACCTCTTAAAGGAAATGGAATATGGAACACCAATGGGAAGATTAGCAAACATTCCAAACCAGCGGTTCCACATGGCTTTGTAGTGGCCAAAGGCACTATTGTGGGAAACTTCATGAATGGCCAGAGTCATCGAATGGTTAATGCAGCTGCCAAAGGCATATGCCCAAAATATGACCCATTTCCAGTCCAAGTCCTTTATTAGGTAAAATGCAACCAGCTGTGTGAGAACCATCATAATGACAATCCATATCAAGTTCGAATCAGGTTTCATCAAGGATTTTATCTCTGGATACTTTgctgtaaagaaaaaacaaaccaatcAGGAACTGAGAAAAGTACATAGTTCTACAATTATAATTAAATCAACACCAATTAAATTAactcatttgttttcctttttccaaaTCATTATATGCCCTCTATTAGACCTTATATCCACAGGAATTGCGTTGGTGGTATAGTGGTGAGCATAGCTGCCTTCCACAGGAAGATTCTAATAGCAAGGTTACTAAATACGTGTCACAACAAATTGAGAATTTATGTAGGAAAAATTAGCCTTAAAATGTAGACTTTCCGTGTTAACAGAGAGTCACAAATGATCAAGATTTCATGTTATCCAATTCCTTTCTTATCCCTAACAATTCTCTGTATACtaaatttataagttttataaagttaaaGTCATAGTCTGGTAAATCTATTCTGTGTGTCtgataatatatttaatacttaGGAAAGTGACGCTAAGGGCAAAGGCTGAGTCTTCTCTGGA of Saccopteryx bilineata isolate mSacBil1 chromosome 1, mSacBil1_pri_phased_curated, whole genome shotgun sequence contains these proteins:
- the DEGS1 gene encoding sphingolipid delta(4)-desaturase DES1 isoform X1 → MGNRVSREDFEWVYTDQPHATRRQEILAKYPEIKSLMKPDSNLIWIVIMMVLTQLVAFYLIKDLDWKWVIFWAYAFGSCINHSMTLAIHEVSHNSAFGHYKAMWNRWFGMFANLPIGVPYSISFKRYHMDHHRYLGGDGIDVDIPTDFEGWFFCTTFRKFIWVILQPLFYAFRPLFINPKPITYLEIINTVVQLTFDVIIYYVLGIKSLVYMLAASLLGLGLHPISGHFIAEHYMFLKGHETYSYYGPLNLLTFNVGYHNEHHDFPNIPGKNLPLVRKIAAEYYDNLPQYNSWIKVLYDFVMDDTISPYSRMKRHQKGKVELD
- the DEGS1 gene encoding sphingolipid delta(4)-desaturase DES1 isoform X2, which codes for MKPDSNLIWIVIMMVLTQLVAFYLIKDLDWKWVIFWAYAFGSCINHSMTLAIHEVSHNSAFGHYKAMWNRWFGMFANLPIGVPYSISFKRYHMDHHRYLGGDGIDVDIPTDFEGWFFCTTFRKFIWVILQPLFYAFRPLFINPKPITYLEIINTVVQLTFDVIIYYVLGIKSLVYMLAASLLGLGLHPISGHFIAEHYMFLKGHETYSYYGPLNLLTFNVGYHNEHHDFPNIPGKNLPLVRKIAAEYYDNLPQYNSWIKVLYDFVMDDTISPYSRMKRHQKGKVELD